AGAGCAACTTTTATCTTATTAAATATTGAAGAATCCTAATGGATTCTTTTTTATTTAGAAATTTCAGTTCTATTGAAAATATTTACCAATGAGCAACTACGAGTTGCTCGTTTATAACTTCATAAAATGCTACAATTATGGTAGTTAAAGGAGACTGATTATGAAAACAAAATACTCAATATGGGAAGTATTTAAGTTTCAAATAAAAGGGATATTAGAAGCAAATAAAAGCTTTATATTCTACATTTTTATCATCTATGCATTTTCAGCAGGAATATTGAACGTTGTTACTGTATTATTCCCAAGATATATTATTGATGCGATTGTTGTTCAAAACATTAATGATTTATTTTTATGGATATTTATATATGGATTTTCAATTCTTGTATTAATGCTATTATCCACAATTTCACAAAATATATTCAGTGGTAATGCTACGGCAATCAAGTTTTTACAAGCTAGAATATTTTTTAAAAAATATCGACATGTATCATATCGATATTTGGAGGACCCGACGTTTCAGGCAAAAAGATCAACTGCACTTTGGGCATCACTTGGAAATAATGATAGTGGCTATGAAGGAACATTAAGAAGTTTATTTAGATTGTTCCCACAAATCTTAACTGTGATAGGGCTAACAATATTATTAGGTTTGTTTCGTCCAATTATTGTTATAGTCGCTCTCTTACTATCATTGTTGCAGTATCAGTTTGATTTAAGAGGAAAAAAATATAAATTTGAGCATCGTGACGAACTCAATGAACTTGAAAGAAAAGCTAACTATTTTTTTCTTACAGGACATGATTTTTCTTTTGGTAAAGACATAAGGATTAATCAAATTCAAGAACAGTTCTTTGCAAATCATAAAGAAAAATCAAATATATTCACATCATTATTTAAAAAGCTGAATGTTATGGGATTTAGATTTTCCATTCCAGGTATGTTTTTTATAACAATAACAAATGGATTAACATATTTTCTAACCGCTAATGCTTATATGAGTGGTGAAATTTCAATTGGAGAAGTATCATCGATAATATGGGCAACACTTGCTATTACTTTAGGAATGCAGAGAATGTTTACTGAAATTGCAAAAATCAAAGAGGATACAAGTTATACAAGTGAATATATGGCGTTTCTTGAGAATGATGATTATTTTCCTAAACGAGAAGGAATCGAGATAGAATTAGAAACACTCGCAATTGAGTTAGTAAATGTTAGTTTTAAATACCCGAATTCTGACAAGTTCGCTTTAAAAAATATAAGCTTAAAGATAAACTCGGGAGATCGTTTAGCATTAGTTGGTATAAATGGTTCTGGGAAGACAACATTAGTTAAATTGCTTTGTGGGTTCTATGAACCAACTGAAGGAACTATATTAATTAATGGTGTCGATATAAAGACAATTGATCTAGAATATTATCGCAATAAGTTGGCGGTTATTTTTCAAGATGTTTTGGTTTATGCAGCATCAATTCTAGAGAACATTGTTGGATTAAGTAAAGACCCTATAGAACACGAAAAAGCAATGCAGGCATTAAAACTTGCAGGGCTCTATGAGAAGACAAAATCTTTTCCAAAAGAAGAACATCAGGAATTACTAAAAGTAATTAATCCTAGTGGCACAGACTTTAGTGGTGGAGAAAAACAAAAATTATCTATCGCAAGAGCTCTATATAAAGAAGACACTTCACTCATAATTCTTGATGAACCAACAGCTTCATTAGATGCTATTGCAGAAAAAGAAATATATGATAATTTTAAAACTTTGATAAACAACAGAACCGCGTTGATCATATCTCATAGATTAGCATCAACTAGGTTTTGTGACAATATTGTTTTGTTCGAAAATGGTGAGATTCTAGAGTATGGAACACACGAATCGTTAATGAATAAGGAAAAAGGTACCTATCGTTCAATGTTTCTGACTCAAGGTAAATATTATCAGAAAGGAGCTCTACAAAATGAAACAATTTAAAATAGCATATAATATTATCAAATTTACCAATAAAATATCAAAAACTTTTTATCTTCTCATTTTTGCACAGGCAATCATGAGAACAGCAAAAATATTGATTGGTGTTTATGGTCTTAAATTGATAATTGATGGCTTAGTTAGTAATGATTATCATACATCTATTCAAATGATATTGATCGTTTTAGGATCTGAGTTTCTGATTAATATTTTAGAAAAAAAACTAGTTAGCATGCTTGAAATTAAAAAACAAGAAATCATGCAACGAGTGTATCAAACAATCAATTTTAAACTAATGAACATTGATTATCAACATTTAGAAGATCCATATTACTTAGATTTATCAGAACGTTCAAAATATGCAATAAATCAATTTGATGCATTAGATAATCTTTTTAAAAGCTTTGCAGATATAGCATATTATATCCTGGTTATTTCTTCAATGTTTGCAGTATTGATTACATTTAATCCATTGATATTGCTCATAATTTTTGCAACACTGTTGTTGTATACAATTAACTCAAGATTCTCATCAAAACAGCAAGTATTACTATCAAAAAAATTAGGACCGATCAATCGCAAATTTAATTATTATCAAGTGATTGTATCAGATGTAACAAGTGCTAAAGATTTTAGTGTTTATCCTTTGTCAGATTTAATGTT
The sequence above is drawn from the Mariniplasma anaerobium genome and encodes:
- a CDS encoding ABC transporter ATP-binding protein — protein: MKTKYSIWEVFKFQIKGILEANKSFIFYIFIIYAFSAGILNVVTVLFPRYIIDAIVVQNINDLFLWIFIYGFSILVLMLLSTISQNIFSGNATAIKFLQARIFFKKYRHVSYRYLEDPTFQAKRSTALWASLGNNDSGYEGTLRSLFRLFPQILTVIGLTILLGLFRPIIVIVALLLSLLQYQFDLRGKKYKFEHRDELNELERKANYFFLTGHDFSFGKDIRINQIQEQFFANHKEKSNIFTSLFKKLNVMGFRFSIPGMFFITITNGLTYFLTANAYMSGEISIGEVSSIIWATLAITLGMQRMFTEIAKIKEDTSYTSEYMAFLENDDYFPKREGIEIELETLAIELVNVSFKYPNSDKFALKNISLKINSGDRLALVGINGSGKTTLVKLLCGFYEPTEGTILINGVDIKTIDLEYYRNKLAVIFQDVLVYAASILENIVGLSKDPIEHEKAMQALKLAGLYEKTKSFPKEEHQELLKVINPSGTDFSGGEKQKLSIARALYKEDTSLIILDEPTASLDAIAEKEIYDNFKTLINNRTALIISHRLASTRFCDNIVLFENGEILEYGTHESLMNKEKGTYRSMFLTQGKYYQKGALQNETI